In Cyclobacteriaceae bacterium, the DNA window CGCTCGATCATCTCCACTCCCAATTGCTCATTCACCTGTACAAGAGCTTTTGTTCTTTCCTTGATCTGACGTTCCAGGAATGCCGGTGTCTGAAGATCCAGAACGTGAGGAATAACTTTCACCATTGCCACCACTGTAACTACAGACACTACTGCCGTGATAAATCTCAGCAATGCACTGAGCTTGTATGCCGGCCACCAGAAGATGGCAGCATCCATCAGGTGAGTAAGTCCACAGGCAAGGATGAAGACAATGAATAATATGAATACAGTTTTGAAAGGGATATCAGCAATACCTTTTTTAAAGAGAAAGAAACCAAGGATTAAAGGGATAGCGAAATAGGACATCCAGATAAAAAGATCAGAAAGGATATAGATCCATCCATGAAGAGGAGTCCACACACCGCAATTCCAACGGTCGGGCCAGAGGCTTGTATCAAACAATGATGAGAAGAAGCTATTGGCCTGGAGACCGATGCTCATGTTTGACACTGATGCTGTTGTCAGATGTGACGGAACATCGCATTTACCCGACTGGCAGGTAGTAACTTCTATGTCGTTGATCGACGTTTCTGCATTGACCCCCACTGAGCATGCAACCACTAAAACTATCAAGGCGAATAATCTGACCATGTTGTGCGTGTTTGTGTTGTTGATGGCTCAAACTTAGGACGGCCAGACAGGCGGGCGGGGAAAACTCGATGGTTGAGGGAATTTTACCGATGGAAAATGGGTGGGGAACGATGAGGCAGATCGTGGTTTAAATGGGTAAAAGGCAATATATACCCCTAATCGTCGATTTCAGACCTGACAGGGCATGTGGATGAAGGCGGTATTCCGACTTACAGAAGGTTGATCTTTTTCAGCAGGTTTTCCCTGAAATTGGGACTCACAGGGATCACCTTATTTCCGATCTGGAGATTATTGGGGTCGATGTTTTCAATGCGCTTTACATTGATGATGTACGATCGATGAACCCTTACAAATCTGTCGGGGGGAACTTTGCTTTCAATCGCTTTCAGGGTAGAAAGGACCATCAATACCTTCTGGACGGTATGGATCTTTACATAGTCACCGAATGCCTCGATGAATAGAATATCGTCGATAAGGATATTGTGGAGCAATGAGTCAGACTTGACAAAGAAATTCCAGGGATCGCTGTCGCCTGTTCTTTGATCGATCTTATGAAGGCCATTCACTGCTTTGAGGAATCTTGAATAGTCGGTGATGGGTTTCATTAAAAAATCATGGACCTCATAATCAAAAGCCTGAAGGGCATATTCCTTCTTGGCGGTCATGATGATGATGGCGGGAGTATAGTCGAGCAGGGAGATCATCTCGAAGCCGTTCAACTGCGGCATTTCGATATCAAGGAAGATCACATCTACCGGATGCTCGCGCAGGTAATGGGTTGCCTCGATAGGATTGGTAAAAGAACTTTCAAGCTTTAACGATGGAGTTTGAGCGATCAGCTTCTCCACTACATGCAGGGAAACCTGATCGTCGTCGACTACAACACAGGAAATTATTCCGGTTGACATACATTATCACTGGCCTTAAGTCCAGCTTAGTAAAAAGAATTATTTAGAAGTCTCGCTTTGGCTGGTGGGCACTCTGAAGCCAGATACAGTTGGCCATTGTTCCATGCCAGTCTTTTCTATTACAAGATAATCCTTTTTGGAGATTGATTGACGGGCGATCAATTCAGCAATAAAGCCTGTTAAAAACAGCTGCGTACCCAGAATCAACGCTACCAGTGCCAGATAAAAGATCGGCTGTTCGGCAACGTCACGTTTGAGGGGGATCTTTGATATAAAGACAGAATCAAATTTATCCCACAGGATCTTAACAGTAAAGAAAGCTCCGATGAGGAAAGATACTGATCCCCAGAAGCCAAAGAAGTGCATGGGTCGTTTTGCAAATCTTCCAATGAACGTTATGGATAGCAGATCGAGGAAGCCGCGCATAAAGCGTTCGAGTCCAAACTTGCTGTGACCGTATTTACGTTCATGATGCTCAACAACTTTTTCACCGATCTTCTTAAAGCCTGCCCACTTGGCGAGGACCGGAATGTAACGGTGCATTTCACCGTAGACGGTTATGTTCTTCACCACGACATTGCTGTAAGCCTTGAGTCCACAGTTGAAGTCGTGAAGGTTGATGCCGGATATCTTCCGGGTAATGAAATTGAAGAACTTGGATGGGATTGTTTTTCCGATCGGGTCATGACGTTTCTTTTTCCATCCTGATACCAGTTGAAAGCCATCCTGCTTGATCATTTTATAGAGCGCAGGTATTTCATCGGGACTATCCTGAAGATCGGAATCCATGGTGATGACCACATCTCCATAGGCAACTTTGAAGGCAGTGTGAAGTGCGGCAGATTTACCGAAGTTCCGGTTGAAGCGGATCCCTTTGAAAGAGGAATTGGTCCTGCTTGCTTTCTTTATCTGTTCCCAGGTGCCGTCTTCACTACCATCATCTACAAAGATGACTTCATAAGAAAAGCCATGCGACTCCATCACACGGCTTATCCACTGACTCAATTCAGGTATTGATTCTTCTTCGTCTTTAGCAGGAATGATGACCGATATATCCAAGATAATTTCAATTAAACTCGCTGGCTGCGCTTCTCTTCTGAGTAAAGATGGAAACCAGCAGTGAGATGACGACCCCACCAATCAAACCTCCGATGCCTGCAAACACCCAGAACAATTTCTTTGTCCACGTCTGAGCCATTTCAATGGTCTCATCGGGAGTACCTTTTTCCTGCATCTGAAAAAGCTGATCATCCAGAAACATTGTCATGGGGGCATAATCAACATAAGTCACATAGAGGTAAGGAATTAAAGTTGAAATGGTGGTCGAAACCAGGACCATCCAGAATCCTATTTCAAATCCTTCACCAAAGGACATGAATCCATCACCGGAGTCTTTGAATTTTTTATGAGCCAGCACCATCAATACAATGGTGACAACGGTACCGATGAAGCGGGCATTCCCGAAAGGGTTATTTCCCAGGAAATGCAGGACAAAAAATATAACAACAGAAGCGATGCCGGAATATAATCCGAACATCGCTCCTATAGATCTTTTACTAACAGTTACCTGTGTTGGTTCTTCCATTCTTACATTTCTTCAACAGGCTCATTTCTCTTTACAAAGATGGCTGAGATCAATGCCATGACTGCTGAGAAGATAGTGATGTACACAAAGCCCAATGCCTGTCCCGCAGGAGTGAATTGTCCTTTTGTACGTTCTTCTGCTTTTGCAAGCTCTGCATCAATACTATCGGCAGGAGCACCGAAGTTCTCCATCATAGCGCGTGTATTTTCCATGGTCGCTTCCATAAGCTTTTGTGGAAGCTCTGTATCGATCACATTATACAACAGGAAGTTCCAGATGGTTGCTATCAGACCTGAAAAAGCGAGGAGGATAAATCCATGCTGAAAAGCTTTTCCATAGGGAAGAAAACGACCCTGAGTTCCTCTGTAATCAATGCCTGCATAGATCGTTACTCCCAGATAGATTGCCAGGAATAATAAGAGAAATTTCAGCTGAACCATGAGAGTATAATCAATCACATAAAGCATGATTGAAAGGAATATGCTGATACCTCCACAAATGGCACCCCATTTAATGGCATGCTTCAGGAGGGTGGTGGGTTGTTCGGTAGTTTCTTCCATTCTTATTGGGGTTTTGGTTGACGTCTTAAAATTACAGAGATTATTACGCTTATAAAAAAGCCCATGACAAAGCTTTGCCACACATAAAGGCTGGCTAAATCGCCGATGGTTGTCTTGGGAAGTGCGTTTAAACTGCGATCAAGGGTTTCTTTTCCGATTTGTTCTACCCGATCGGCAGGTAATTCCCTGATCTGCTTTGTGAATTCTGTCACATAATCCGCCAGAAACTGGGGTTGAATAGTGCCGAAGATGACAATTCCGAGCGCTGCAATCAATGCTGCAAACGCCACAAACAACATGCTTGTACCCATCCCCTGCCACATATAAAGTATACCACCATTATAATAGTCTCTTACTTCTTTCAAAGAGAAGAAGATCAGCAGTGCAAATAAAGGAACACGAAAATCGAGATAGGGATTGATGAGAAAAGGACTTCTTCCCATATAAAAGAATGTCACCAGGAAAATAATGCACAACACGCCGGCAATCGCTCCGTAGCGTGCCGACACTTTCACCATGGGAGAGCTAATGATCTTACTGAACATCTAACCAGTTCTTGGAGTTATTGAATACGGCAATCACTTTGCCTTTTACTTTCTTTCCGTACCATGGAGAGTTTTTGGATTTCGAGAAATTGGTTTTTGCATCCAACGTCCATTCGCATGCCGGGTCAAACAGTGTAAGGTTGGCCTTCTGATCCACATCAATCACCGGAACTTCAATTCCCAGCAACGCTCTTGGTGCTGTTGTTACTTTCTCTATCAGGTCTGCCCAGGCAACCGATTCAGACAATGACTCAAGATTCGAACCGAATGTCTGAAGGTTGGTGATTCCGAAATCCGCATGATCAAATTCAAGATCCTTGCTCTCATCATCCTGTGGAAGGTGACCGGAGCAAAGCACGTCGATAGTTCCGTCGTTCAATCCTTTTATCAATGCATCTTTATCAGCTTTTTCACGCAGTGGAGGATTCACTTTATAATAAGTGTCAAAATCTTCCAGCATACCATCATCCATCAACGGCTGATAAGACGTGATATCACAGCTTACCGACAAGCCTTTCTTCTTTGCGGAACGAACCAGGTCAATACTCTTCGCGGTAGACAATCTTGAAAAGTGAACTCTGCCTCCTGCATATTGCAATAGCTCGATGTTTCTGCTCAGTGGAAGCTCCTCTGCAATGCGGGGCATTCCTTTTAATCCAAGGCGTGTGCTGTTAAGTCCTTCGTGCATCTGACCAAACAGGTTGAGCCAGATATCTTCCGGGTGATCGATCAGCAATCCGTTGAACTTCTGTAAGTATTGAAGAGACTTCATGAAAATATCCGTATGCCAGATCGACTTCAATCCATCAGTAAATGCGATGGCTCCTGCTTCATGGAGGTCGATCATTTCGGTGAGCTCTTCTCCTTTGTTATTACGTGTGACAGAAGCTAAAGCATGGATCTGCACCAGTCGTGAGTCATTACTGTTCGTCAGGTAGCTAACGTCATTCTTTGTCTGAATGGGAGGTGTTGTATTGGGAAGCACCGCCACTTCTGTAAATCCACCGGCAGCGGCGGCCTTCATCAGTGAATTGATATCTTCTCTTTGTTCGCAGCCGGGATCTCCAACATATGCACCGAGGTCAAACCAGCCGATGGACAGGATCATGTTCTTCGCATCGATGACTTTGTCGGCTGAAAAATTCTTGTCGCCGATCTCTGTGATACGACCGTTCTGAATCAGAACATTTTTTTTCTTTTTATGGAATGGGGAATTTGAATCGAGGATGGTGGTAGATTGGATCAGTATTTTCATTCCAGGGTTCTAATCAGGGGTTATTTTAGAAAACGAATGAGCAGTACTTCTGCCAAAAGGAAGAAAAGTGCCAGAATCAGCGCCAGTTTCCACAAAGCAGTGCCCAAATATCTCTCTTTTATTTCGTTGCTGAAAGAACTGGTGCCTGCCGAATCAAATAAAGAAATGTTTTTTCCTCCTCCCAGCATTGATTTTACTTCTTCACCATTCCATTGCTCCAGCAATGATTCCTTTTTGTCAAGGTTAAAGGCAACCAGCCCCAGGGTATCCTGATCTGCTTTGGCAAAATAGAAGCCCGGATCGATTGAGAATTTAGGAATCTCCAACGCGATCTGATCACCATTCTTTCTTTGTGTTGGCACGATTTCCTGTTTGCCCATCAGCTTTACTGGTGATTCACCTGTCAGGCTATCCGCTTTCAGTGTGATCGTATTTTCGGAAAGCATGTAATATGGTTTCTGACTTACCTGATGTCCGGAAGCAGCAATGCGATACATCACAGGAACAAACAAGCCATGACTTTGGAAATCGGAGAATTCAGGATCCAGGGGAGATGCCAGCAGGAAAATATTTTTAACTCTGGACAGGAAAGGCTTTCCATCTTTAAACTTCAGCAAGGAAGAACGATCATTGCCCCATTCCAATACAGGCTTTGCTGCTGGCATTCCCATGGCAGGAGTTCTCTCTTCAAAAACATTTTCAAAGAACGGATCCTGGAATTCAGGCTTGTCCAGTTCTGTTAATTCTTTTGATTCGCTTTTTACAAGATTCAATCCGTTGATCAATGAACGATAGGTCGTAAGATCACTTTTTGCAGAAGGAATAATAAGGAGAGTGCCGGCACCCATCTGATGTTCACGCACAGCACTGATCAACGATCCGTCAGGCTGATCTATATTATTCAGGATAACGAGATCAGCCTGTGAGAGTACGGCCAGATCAACATTGCCTGGTTCAAAAGACCGGTAGTGAAACAATGCAGTGTTGCCAAAGACTTTCTCTATGAATGAATTATTCTTTCTTACCTCCACCACTTTTATCTTATCTGAGAAATTCAGCGTCAGGTAGAATTCATTGTCAAAGCTTACAGGAAAATCCGTGAAGCTGATGACGGCTTTGTTCCAGCCCTTCAGTCCCTGGGTGAGATCAAACTTTGCAATCGCAGAGGCATTGGCTTCAAGATTTACGGAAGCGGTGCCCGATTGAATATCATTCACGGTAAGTTTCAACACCAGTCCTTCGCGAACTTTTGTTCCGATATTTCTCAAGCGGATATTCAATGCATTGCGCTGACCACCTACCACGAATGGATCTTCGAGATAGGCGGAGTCTACCAAAACGTTGGCGGCATCTTCCAAAGCAATAGGAACAAGTCGTAAGGATTGCAGGCTATCAATGGAAGAAGCGTTAACATTTCCCAGTGTTGACTTCTGAAAATCCGATAGCCAGAAAATATCCTGACGCTGGGTTCCAATGCGTTGACTGATCTCATTGAATGAGCGTGATACAGGAGACAATCTTATCTGTGCCAGCAGATCCAGTATCTCTGTTTTAGTCTTGTATGAATTTGAGAATGGAGCAAAGTCGTTGGTCAAAAGCTTGTACCGGGTATCCGGAGAAAACAAGGACACCACTTCCTGACTGAATCGCAGGCTTGCATCCAGTGCGCGGGTCTTCTCTCCTACTAAAGACAACATGCTGTAGGAGTTGTCTATATATAATGTCACTTCACGGCCGGCAGTGATCTGCTCTTTGGCGGGAAGGAAAGGCTGGGCAAAAGCTATGACGAGGAAGAAAAGAAATAACAAGCGCGAAGCGAGGATGAGGTATTGCTTGAGCTTCCGCTTATGGGTTGTTTCCTGACGTACCTGGCGGAGAAATCTGGTGTTTGAAAAGAATACGCGGGTGGTCTTTCTGAAATTAAAAAGATGAATGATGATTGGGATCGACAGCGCAGCAAGGGCCCACAGAAACTGAGGAAAAGCAAAATTCATTGGCGACAAAGCTAATATAAAAAGGGGCTGACGAACCAGCCAAGTCTATGAACGGCAGACTAATTATTTTGATTTCCGACAACTTTTTAAGGCATTTTTCAATCGATCAGGCAACGGAGCTCACCCATTTTGCATTTTAACAGCATAACACGGTAAATAAGAACGTTTGCAGGAAATTGACCTCGTAAGAAAGTGCCAGCAAGGCGACAAAAAAGCTCAGGAGGCACTCTTCACTCTCTACGGGAATTATATGTTCCGGATCTGCTTCCGGTACATCAAAAGTCAGGCAGACAGTGAGGACGTCATGATCAGCGGCTTCACAAAGATCTACCAGCATGTTTCAACCTTTCGCTATGAAGGCGCCGGCAGCCTGAATGGATGGATGAAGAGGATTATGATCAATGAATCACTGATGTGGTTGCGGCGCAGACATAATTTTCATCTGACAGAAACATTGGATGAAACAACACCTGAACCATCCATGGATCAGTTCAGTCAGCTGGAAGCAGAAGACATCTATCGTTTTATAACCGAATTACCAACAGGCTATCGTACGGTTTTCAACTTGTCGGTAGTGGAAGGTTACAGTCACCAGGAGATCGCGGAGTCTTTGAAGATCACAGAAAGCACATCACGATCTCAATTATTCAAAGCAAAGGCATTGTTGAAAAAACTATTAACACAGGAGGGGTTTCATTATGGAACATGAATTCGAAAAGATCATCCGGCAGAAAGTGAATGAAGCAGATCAGAATCCGGGAAGCTGGGATCAGGAGATGGTGTGGTCAAAGATTTCAGGTAAGTCGCGCCGGAAACCGTTCGTGATCTATTATGCTGCTGCTTCCGTTGTGCTGGGACTTTGTCTTGTCTTTTTCGGAAGTGAACTGACGAAGCAGAAGCAGCTAGATCTTGAGCTGAAGAATATTGAATTGGCTATTGAGCAGACAAAGGCAATTCAATCAAAGAACCAGGTGTTGATGGCGGATATGACAAATTGTATTGAGTCAGTAGTTCAACAGAAAGCAGCAGAGCCGATTGTTGAAAGACCAAAGAATTCAGTTGTGAGAAAGTCCATCATCAAACAGGCAGAACCGGAAAAGCAGGAAGAGAAAAAGATCGACTCAACGGAAGTGCTGGTTGCTGAAAAACAAAAGGAAGAAATTCCAGTTGAGGTGATCACTAAAACCGACGTGGTTGCGACGCATCATGGAGTACAGCCCATCATTGGCGGTGGTGATTTTACAACGGATGCCCATCAGGATAAGAAGATAAAGATCCGGTTGTTCAGAACGGAAGAGGATTTTGAACCTGCGCCGATAAAGCCAGAACCGATTGCAATCCTTTCAAGGAAAAATTAAACGCTAAAAAACATTTATGAAATATATTATTCTATTAATGATTTGTGCTGCTGGTTATTCAGTGGTCGGTCAAAGCCGGATCAATTATTACCCGGATTCTGTCCGGATAGAATTGCCGGAACAAAAGACGGTGATTGTGATCGAGATGAGGGAGATGAAGAATTCCCCGACGTTCATTCAGGATTTTCCAACATTCCTGAAAGAGATAACTGAATATGTCAGGAAAAGCAATCCGGAGAATTTTGCTGAGACCGGTCCTTATCATATTGAAGTGAGGATGGTTCCTGCCGGAGAAAAAGAGATACTGAGTGTTGGTACGTCGCATAC includes these proteins:
- a CDS encoding DUF4199 domain-containing protein, with translation MEETTEQPTTLLKHAIKWGAICGGISIFLSIMLYVIDYTLMVQLKFLLLFLAIYLGVTIYAGIDYRGTQGRFLPYGKAFQHGFILLAFSGLIATIWNFLLYNVIDTELPQKLMEATMENTRAMMENFGAPADSIDAELAKAEERTKGQFTPAGQALGFVYITIFSAVMALISAIFVKRNEPVEEM
- a CDS encoding DUF4199 domain-containing protein, coding for MFSKIISSPMVKVSARYGAIAGVLCIIFLVTFFYMGRSPFLINPYLDFRVPLFALLIFFSLKEVRDYYNGGILYMWQGMGTSMLFVAFAALIAALGIVIFGTIQPQFLADYVTEFTKQIRELPADRVEQIGKETLDRSLNALPKTTIGDLASLYVWQSFVMGFFISVIISVILRRQPKPQ
- a CDS encoding glycosyltransferase family 2 protein; translation: MLDISVIIPAKDEEESIPELSQWISRVMESHGFSYEVIFVDDGSEDGTWEQIKKASRTNSSFKGIRFNRNFGKSAALHTAFKVAYGDVVITMDSDLQDSPDEIPALYKMIKQDGFQLVSGWKKKRHDPIGKTIPSKFFNFITRKISGINLHDFNCGLKAYSNVVVKNITVYGEMHRYIPVLAKWAGFKKIGEKVVEHHERKYGHSKFGLERFMRGFLDLLSITFIGRFAKRPMHFFGFWGSVSFLIGAFFTVKILWDKFDSVFISKIPLKRDVAEQPIFYLALVALILGTQLFLTGFIAELIARQSISKKDYLVIEKTGMEQWPTVSGFRVPTSQSETSK
- a CDS encoding sigma-70 family RNA polymerase sigma factor, which translates into the protein MQEIDLVRKCQQGDKKAQEALFTLYGNYMFRICFRYIKSQADSEDVMISGFTKIYQHVSTFRYEGAGSLNGWMKRIMINESLMWLRRRHNFHLTETLDETTPEPSMDQFSQLEAEDIYRFITELPTGYRTVFNLSVVEGYSHQEIAESLKITESTSRSQLFKAKALLKKLLTQEGFHYGT
- a CDS encoding DUF4199 domain-containing protein, encoding MEEPTQVTVSKRSIGAMFGLYSGIASVVIFFVLHFLGNNPFGNARFIGTVVTIVLMVLAHKKFKDSGDGFMSFGEGFEIGFWMVLVSTTISTLIPYLYVTYVDYAPMTMFLDDQLFQMQEKGTPDETIEMAQTWTKKLFWVFAGIGGLIGGVVISLLVSIFTQKRSAASEFN
- a CDS encoding response regulator transcription factor; translation: MSTGIISCVVVDDDQVSLHVVEKLIAQTPSLKLESSFTNPIEATHYLREHPVDVIFLDIEMPQLNGFEMISLLDYTPAIIIMTAKKEYALQAFDYEVHDFLMKPITDYSRFLKAVNGLHKIDQRTGDSDPWNFFVKSDSLLHNILIDDILFIEAFGDYVKIHTVQKVLMVLSTLKAIESKVPPDRFVRVHRSYIINVKRIENIDPNNLQIGNKVIPVSPNFRENLLKKINLL
- the pyrC gene encoding dihydroorotase → MKILIQSTTILDSNSPFHKKKKNVLIQNGRITEIGDKNFSADKVIDAKNMILSIGWFDLGAYVGDPGCEQREDINSLMKAAAAGGFTEVAVLPNTTPPIQTKNDVSYLTNSNDSRLVQIHALASVTRNNKGEELTEMIDLHEAGAIAFTDGLKSIWHTDIFMKSLQYLQKFNGLLIDHPEDIWLNLFGQMHEGLNSTRLGLKGMPRIAEELPLSRNIELLQYAGGRVHFSRLSTAKSIDLVRSAKKKGLSVSCDITSYQPLMDDGMLEDFDTYYKVNPPLREKADKDALIKGLNDGTIDVLCSGHLPQDDESKDLEFDHADFGITNLQTFGSNLESLSESVAWADLIEKVTTAPRALLGIEVPVIDVDQKANLTLFDPACEWTLDAKTNFSKSKNSPWYGKKVKGKVIAVFNNSKNWLDVQ